The following proteins come from a genomic window of Lytechinus pictus isolate F3 Inbred chromosome 1, Lp3.0, whole genome shotgun sequence:
- the LOC129258247 gene encoding myosin light chain kinase, smooth muscle-like has translation MPAEPPEPPADKPFAAKCTKDTINLVWAGTTYDGGSIVTGYLVEMSEDGGKKWKNVADNVFSTSYACKGVSESKKYQFRVSCINAIGKSKPSAISDPIQPSEADDELDEENVPDEAAFEPRDVKVQAKNVKDSYEIREELGKGKFGTVNKCVEKKTKKIWAAKFIKAEKPEDKKEVEHEIEIMMILQHPKLLQLYDAFASGPNMVMILEFVSGGELFDRVVDEEFELTEAVVVFLMRQICEGVKFMHEKKVLHLDMKPENILCVRKNSNKIKIIDFGLAQKYTKGLQVSCGTPEFLAPEVVSYDDVAYGTDMWSVGVICYILLSGFSPFMGDNEGETMSNILKVEWDFDDECFDEISDLAKKFIENLLQEEKDDRLSANQCLEAEWLTKKNVGTGAALSKARLKKYIIKRRWQKAFNAVRAMIRVKRII, from the exons ATGCCTGCTG AACCCCCTGAACCGCCGGCAGACAAGCCCTTTGCCGCGAAGTGCACGAAGGACACCATCAACCTGGTATGGGCTGGCACCACCTATGATGGCGGAAGTATTGTGACGGGTTACCTTGTGGAGATGAGCGAGGATGGCGGCAAGAAATGGAAGAATGTCGCCGATAACGTATTCAGTACTAGCTATGCCTGCAAGGGGGTTAGTGAGAGCAAGAAATATCAGTTCCGGGTCAGTTGTATAAACGCCATTGGGAAGTCGAAACCCAGCGCCATCTCGGATCCAATCCAACCATCTGAAGCTG ACGATGAACTGGACGAAGAAAACGTGCCTG ATGAAGCAGCATTCGAGCCCAGGGACGTGAAAGTTCAAGCTAAGAATGTAAAAGATTCGTATGAAATCAGAGAGGAATTGGGAAA AGGAAAATTCGGTACTGTAAATAAATGCGTGGAAAAGAAGACGAAAAAGATTTGGGCAGCGAAATTCATTAAAGCTGAAAAACCAGAAGACAAGAAAgag GTGgaacatgaaattgaaattatgatGATTCTCCAGCATCCCAAATTACTCCAACTTTACGATGCATTCGCAAGCGGACCGAACATGGTTATGATTCTCGAATT TGTTTCAGGAGGAGAATTATTCGATCGCGTAGTTGACGAGGAATTTGAATTGACGGAGGCTGTAGTTGTTTTCCTAATGAGGCAAATATGTGAAGGAGTCAAGTTTATGCATGAAAAGAAAGTTCTACATCTAGATATGAAG CCCGAGAATATCCTTTGTGTAAGAAAAAACAgcaacaaaatcaaaatcatcgaCTTCGGTCTTGCCCAGAAATATACTAAAGGACTACAGGTATCATGTGGAACACCGGAATTCCTTGCCCCGGAAGTGGTTTCATATGATGATGTCGCTTACGGTACAGACATGTGGAGTGTGGGTGTCATCTGTTATATCTT ATTGAGTGGATTTTCACCGTTCATGGGTGATAATGAGGGAGAGACGATGAGTAATATCCTGAAAGTTGAATGGGATTTCGATGACGAGTGCTTCGACGAAATTTCAGATCTTGCAAAGAAATTCATTGAGAACCTGCTGCAAGAAGAAAAGGA TGATAGACTGTCAGCTAATCAATGCTTAGAAGCTGAATGGCTAACGAAGAAGAATGTAGGTACTGGTGCAGCTCTATCTAAGGCTAGGTTGAAGAAATATATCATCAAGAGGAGATGGCAG AAAGCTTTCAATGCTGTAAGAGCCATGATACGTGTAAAGCGAATTATCTAA